A stretch of Henckelia pumila isolate YLH828 chromosome 4, ASM3356847v2, whole genome shotgun sequence DNA encodes these proteins:
- the LOC140866114 gene encoding GATA transcription factor 5-like, which translates to MECELGALKSGFGPAAAAPLGDDVWGVNGVTGDDLFVDELLDFSNGSFSEGEPEEKEQEQDQKGTGSVSEEKVAAPEKLLLAGNGDFGSLPCSELPSVAAEGLESLEWLSQFIEDSFSDYSVAGKWPHGSAEHLSAPAAAAQKASCFKTPVQTKARTKRARTGVRVWPVLSPSLTESSTSSSSSTHSTTSFPPPKHFLGKPLAKKQGKKHAEPPAAGVVSQARRCSHCGVTKTPQWRAGPHGSKTLCNACGVRYKSGRLLPEYRPACSPTFSLELHSNNHRKVLEMRRKKESEMETAGLPSPVRSF; encoded by the exons ATGGAGTGTGAGCTAGGGGCCTTGAAGAGCGGGTTCGGGCCGGCGGCGGCGGCGCCTTTGGGGGATGATGTGTGGGGTGTGAACGGCGTTACAGGGGACGACTTGTTCGTTGACGAGCTTCTGGACTTTTCGAATGGGTCGTTCTCAGAGGGAGAACCGGAGGAGAAGGAACAGGAACAGGACCAGAAGGGAACAGGGTCTGTTTCTGAAGAAAAAGTAGCTGCACCTGAAAAGCTTCTTCTCGCCGGAAATGGCGATTTTGGGTCTCTTCCCTGCAGTGAGCTGCCGAGTGTTGCG GCGGAAGGTTTGGAGAGTTTGGAATGGTTATCCCAATTCATAGAGGACTCGTTTTCGGATTACTCTGTTGCCGGAAAATGGCCTCACGGTTCGGCGGAGCATCTGTCTGCGCCGGCGGCGGCTGCACAGAAGGCCAGCTGTTTCAAGACTCCGGTTCAGACGAAAGCCCGGACGAAGAGGGCCCGGACTGGAGTTCGGGTTTGGCCCGTCTTGTCCCCTTCACTGACAGAATCCTCCACCTCATCTTCATCCTCCACCCACTCCACGACGTCGTTTCCACCCCCGAAGCATTTCTTGGGAAAGCCGCTCGCCAAGAAGCAGGGGAAAAAACACGCGGAGCCCCCCGCCGCAGGCGTGGTCTCTCAGGCGAGGAGGTGTAGCCACTGTGGGGTGACAAAGACCCCACAGTGGCGGGCCGGCCCACATGGTTCGAAGACTCTGTGCAACGCATGTGGGGTGAGGTACAAATCGGGCCGGCTCTTGCCCGAGTACCGACCCGCTTGCAGCCCGACTTTCTCCCTGGAGCTGCACTCCAATAACCACCGTAAAGTCTTGGAGATGCGTCGGAAGAAAGAATCGGAGATGGAGACCGCCGGTCTGCCATCGCCGGTTCGAAGTTTTTGA
- the LOC140860893 gene encoding probable methyltransferase PMT27 gives MATGKPRGSKRSSGTSYSSTVTTIVFVALCVLGVWVLASNSFSPPKSTSRTTTDKVQQQMASVSQAHHSKHNTKKDDELVHEDVPGELPEDVIKPVEPSEKDIASTSDDSDASNNESGEDKEETEVLDDHEGKEHVEEQESQIAYETQVSQETGTQNQQDVRMKEENQQFEGKKVKNDDDHASMQKKDLEDERVQDRSHFDDTSKVAQSHEIADKGNNQQQGDSQMQQKRREKQLKKDPNGAISDDQIQHDEASVNSVEDGSDLKESNESNAQETNQDINSQENNQEVTKKNDENTFPNGENAGIPKESVESKKAWFTQADQSVNQKERRKTGSNEKDSSIYGYTWQLCNESAGADYIPCLDNLKAIAKIHNMKHYQHRERHCPEEPPTCLVPLPKGYKSPITWPQSRDKIWYHNVPHTLLAKVKGHQNWVKVTGEFLTFPGGGTQFIHGALHYIDFIQEAVPNIAWGKHTRVILDVGCGVASFGGYLFERDVVAISFAPKDEHEAQVQFALERGIPAISAVMGSQRLPFPSSVFDIVHCARCRVPWHADGGTLLLELNRVLRPGGYFVWSATPVYQTLEEDVMIWKAMSNLTAAMCWEMVTIRKDKLNSIGAAIFQKPTSNDCYEKREQSEPQMCKNDDDPNAAWYVPLQPCMHRVPIAKDKRGSQWPKEWPMRLQVPPYWLNKSQMGIYGKPAPDDFASDYEHWKKVVTNSYMSGLGISWSNVRNVMDMRAVYGGFAAALKDLKVWVMNVVNVDSADTLPIIYERGLFGIYHDWCESFSTYPRTYDLLHADHLFTKLKKRCKLVGVMAEIDRIVRPGGKLIVRDESSTVGEVENLLKSLHWEVHLTFSKNQEGILSAQKSDWRPDSYASPS, from the exons ATGGCGACGGGTAAACCACGTGGGAGTAAGCGATCCTCAGGCACGTCTTATTCGTCCACAGTCACAACCATAGTCTTTGTAGCATTGTGTGTATTGGGAGTATGGGTTCTAGCATCGAATTCCTTTTCTCCACCAAAATCCACCTCTCGGACCACCACCGACAAAGTGCAACAGCAAATGGCATCCGTCTCCCAAGCTCATCACTCGAAGCACAACACGAAGAAAGATGATGAACTGGTACATGAAGACGTACCTGGTGAATTACCTGAAGATGTCATCAAACCGGTTGAGCCTAGCGAGAAGGATATTGCATCAACTTCTGATGATTCTGATGCATCGAATAACGAATCCGGAGAAGACAAGGAGGAAACCGAGGTTCTTGACGATCATGAGGGGAAAGAGCATGTAGAAGAACAAGAAAGCCAAATAGCATATGAGACGCAAGTTTCTCAGGAAACAGGCACTCAGAATCAACAAGATGTACGAATGAAAGAAGAAAATCAACAGTTTGAAGGCAAGAAAGTTAAAAATGATGATGATCATGCGAGCATGCAAAAGAAAGATTTAGAAGACGAGAGAGTACAGGACAGATCACATTTTGATGATACTTCAAAAGTCGCACAAAGTCATGAGATAGCAGATAAAGGAAACAATCAACAGCAGGGAGATTCACAAATGCAACAAAAGCGACGAGAAAAGCAGTTAAAGAAAGATCCGAATGGGGCCATAAGCGATGATCAAATCCAACATGACGAGGCATCTGTAAATTCAGTTGAAGATGGCTCAGATTTGAAGGAATCAAATGAAAGTAATGCTCAAGAAACTAATCAAGATATTAATTCACAAGAAAATAATCAAGAAGTAACCAagaaaaatgatgaaaatacATTTCCAAATGGGGAGAACGCGGGGATACCAAAAGAATCTGTAGAATCCAAGAAGGCGTGGTTTACTCAAGCAGACCAGTCAGTGAACCAAAAGGAAAGACGAAAGACTGGATCAAATGAAAAAGATAGCAGCATCTACGGTTATACATGGCAGCTATGCAATGAATCAGCAGGTGCAGATTACATACCGTGTTTGGACAATCTGAAAGCAATAGCAAAAATACACAACATGAAACACTACCAACATCGTGAAAGGCATTGCCCTGAGGAGCCTCCTACTTGCTTAGTTCCCCTTCCAAAAGGGTACAAGTCGCCAATTACATGGCCTCAAAGCAGAGATAAG ATATGGTACCATAATGTACCACACACATTGCTGGCAAAAGTGAAGGGGCACCAGAATTGGGTGAAGGTAACTGGAGAATTCCTCACTTTCCCAGGTGGTGGAACACAATTCATTCATGGAGCATTGCATTATATTGATTTCATACAAGAG GCAGTGCCAAATATTGCTTGGGGAAAACACACTCGAGTTATATTGGATGTTGGCTGTGGAGTGGCCAGCTTTGGAGGTTATCTCTTTGAAAGAGATGTAGTTGCAATCTCTTTTGCCCCCAAAGATGAACATGAGGCTCAAGTCCAATTCGCCCTTGAAAGGGGAATACCAGCAATATCTGCAGTGATGGGTTCTCAGAGACTGCCATTTCCTAGTAGCGTATTTGACATTGTGCACTGTGCACGTTGCCGAGTCCCTTGGCATGCAGATG GTGGTACTCTGCTTTTAGAACTAAATCGGGTGCTTAGGCCGGGAGGTTATTTTGTTTGGTCAGCAACTCCTGTGTATCAAACACTTGAGGAAGATGTAATGATATGGAAAG CTATGTCCAACCTTACAGCTGCCATGTGTTGGGAGATGGTCACAATTAGGAAAGATAAACTAAATTCTATTGGTGCTGCTATATTTCAGAAGCCAACCTCAAACGATTGCTATGAGAAAAGAGAGCAAAGTGAACCACAAATGTGTAAAAATGATGATGATCCGAATGCAGCATG GTACGTACCTTTGCAGCCATGCATGCACAGGGTTCCAATTGCAAAGGACAAGAGAGGATCACAATGGCCAAAAGAATGGCCTATGCGGTTGCAAGTACCACCATACTGGCTAAATAAGTCGCAAATGGGAATTTACGGAAAGCCTGCTCCAGATGATTTTGCATCAGACTATGAACACTGGAAGAAGGTGGTCACCAACTCATATATGAGCGGTTTAGGTATTAGCTGGTCCAATGTGAGAAACGTCATGGACATGAGAGCAGTTTATGGAGG GTTTGCCGCAGCACTGAAGGACCTCAAAGTATGGGTTATGAATGTGGTGAATGTAGATTCTGCGGATACACTTCCCATAATCTACGAACGCGGTCTTTTTGGGATATATCATGACTGGTGTGAATCCTTTAGCACATATCCAAGAACATATGATCTCCTACACGCTGATCATCTTTTCACAAAACTGAAAAAGAG GTGTAAACTTGTGGGAGTCATGGCAGAGATTGACAGAATCGTCAGACCAGGTGGCAAACTGATCGTGCGCGATGAGTCCAGCACAGTTGGAGAAGTGGAGAATTTGTTGAAGTCTCTGCATTGGGAGGTCCACTTAACCTTCTCAAAAAACCAAGAAGGGATACTCAGTGCGCAGAAATCTGATTGGCGACCAGACTCCTATGCATCTCCATCTTGA
- the LOC140866191 gene encoding glutaredoxin-C3-like — MNGSSTALQLRPLPSSFLRFARSNFSRGVIFLPRKYMVKLSCCYSCEPERDRNYVSRMPEMGFQRRSVLITAVACLVLLGNSIPQALASNSASAFVQNVIYSNKIAIFSKSYCPYSSKAKRIFRELAEQPFVVELDLRDDGYVIQDVLLDLVGRRTVPQVFVNGKHIGGSDDLQAAVRSGQLQNLLSSA, encoded by the exons ATGAACGGATCGTCAACTGCCCTTCAGCTACGCCCATTGCCTTCGTCATTTCTTCGGTTCGCGCGCTCCAATTTCTCCAGAG GTGTAATTTTTTTGCCCCGAAAATATATGGTGAAACTCAGTTGTTGTTATAGCTGCGAACCGGAAAGAGATAGAAACTACGTCTCCAGGATGCCGGAAATGGGTTTTCAGCGGCGCTCGGTTTTAATTACAGCGGTAGCTTGTTTAGTGCTGCTGGGAAATTCTATTCCACAAGCCCTAGCTTCTAATTCTGCATCAGCCTTTGTGCAGAATGTCATATACTCTAACAAGATTGCAATTTTCTCCAAATCATACTGCCC ATATTCCTCGAAGGCCAAGCGAATATTCCGTGAACTTGCTGAGCAGCCCTTTGTTGTGGAGCTTGATCTTCGAG ATGATGGGTACGTAATTCAGGATGTTCTTTTGGATCTGGTTGGCCGACGAACTGTCCCGCAAGTATTTGTGAATGGCAAACACATTGGTGGCTCTGATG ATCTCCAAGCAGCAGTTCGGAGTGGCCAACTGCAAAACCTTCTGAGCAGTGCTTGA
- the LOC140866350 gene encoding protein EXPRESSION OF TERPENOIDS 1-like: MAGFFSLGAGGGGGGGGGRRGSGTTSNPDDQDNINHHPPSGINPESWFLYRNEDISFKGTGFELWQPQPQPQAADLLGNPHHDLYASAGGLAVGPSRVSGFNVSDHGFLTMKSSGSGGGLSCQDCGNHAKKDCANMRCRTCCKNRGFHCQTHVKSTWVPAAKRRERLQQQQQQQINQQDQNINACRETAKRQRENKIPSALVPLSTSGLEVGNFPAEVSSQAVFRCVRVSAIDEGEDQYAYQTEVNISGHVFKGILYDQGADHTHYAAAAAGETTASSGGGSGTVSPAVGVLQQLNLTTAATSAAASGVGGGGVPASSTASPFLDPSLYSSPINSFLAGTQFFPSPRS; this comes from the exons ATGGCTGGCTTTTTCTCACTAGGAGCCggcggaggaggaggaggaggaggaggccGGAGAGGATCAGGAACCACCAGCAACCCTGATGATCAAGATAATATCAACCACCACCCACCTTCTGGAATCAATCCGGAGAGCTGGTTTTTGTACAGAAACGAGGATATTTCCTTCAAGGGTACTGGTTTTGAGCTCTGGCAACCGCAGCCACAGCCGCAAGCGGCGGACTTGCTAGGAAACCCACATCACGATCTTTACGCCTCCGCTGGCGGGCTTGCCGTGGGGCCTAGTAGGGTAAGTGGGTTCAATGTGTCTGATCATGGATTCTTGACCATGAAAAGCAGCGGATCAGGTGGGGGACTCAGCTGTCAAGATTGTGGAAACCACGCTAAGAAAGATTGCGCTAACATGAGGTGCAGGACTTGCTGTAAAAATCGAGGGTTTCATTGCCAAACTCATGTGAAGAGTACTTGGGTACCCGCAGCAAAACGAAGAGAAAGACTACAACAACAGCAACAACAACAGATCAATCAGCAAGATCAAAATATTAATGCCTGCAGAGAAACTGCGAAAAGGCAAAGAGAAAACAAAATTCCTAGCGCACTTGTACCTCTTAGCACTTCag GGTTGGAAGTGGGTAATTTCCCCGCGGAAGTGAGTTCACAGGCAGTTTTTCGGTGCGTGAGAGTGAGCGCCATTGATGAAGGCGAAGATCAGTATGCTTATCAAACTGAAGTCAACATCTCCGGCCATGTCTTCAAAGGGATTCTTTATGATCAAGGCGCTGATCACACCCATTacgcggcggcggcggcggggGAAACCACCGCCTCTTCCGGGGGTGGAAGTGGAACTGTCAGTCCAGCTGTAGGAGTACTTCAGCAACTTAACTTAACAACCGCCGCCACCTCCGCCGCGGCCTCCGGTGTTGGTGGTGGTGGTGTCCCGGCATCATCAACAGCATCACCTTTTCTTGACCCTTCTTTGTATTCATCTCCCATTAACAGCTTCTTGGCTGGTACGCAATTCTTCCCATCCCCAAGATCTTGA